GTTGCGAATGGCTATAATCGAGGTTTGATTGTTTGGAACCTTCCAATTGGCAATGGGCTGATGTTTATGTCATTGCTGCGCAGGTTCTGGCAAACTTGACGTGTAACATGCAGGCTGCGATGTCGTTAACCTTAAAGTCGGCTTTGTTGCCCTGGATTGAAATGCAGATTTTGCAATCATCCAGCAAATCGGAAGGGGTGGAATGGATCAAAATTCTCGAAAACATTCTTGTGATAGTTGATGAGAAAAAGATTGAAGCCTCGACCAATGGCGAGTGGAGGGTTATCATCTGCAGATGTCTTGTTTatctcatcgacatcgagaATTGCTGTAAGTTCTTACGCGACTCATTGCTTACCCAACGCTGATACCTTGACAGCCACAGCGCTACAAACCTTTCCCCACGCTGTCCCAGTTATTTTACGTCTCTCGTCTCTGGGCGGACCCCCTCTTTCAGAGCTAGCCAATCTGTTGGACCTGGCTGTCAAATGCCTTGAGAAGTTCGAACAGAATATCGAATTCGAAGACAATCTCAACGCACCCGGAGGCAGTGACTTACAACTACTACCCTGTCCTCCCCACAGGTCGGTTACTATTCATCAACGATGGTCACACACAACGTCCTCGGTATCCGGCGCGAGGAATCTTGCCTCTGAACTTTTGGAAATGCTTTGGAAAGCATCAATGTCGATGACTCAAAAATGCGATGCTTGGGATAAATTGACGCCGAGATTATTATTGATGAACACTCTCCGCCACAAGAGACGTTCAGAGAATATTGATGTAGCTGAATGGGCGAGAAAGGAAGTTGTACGGAATTTGCACATGTAGGCAGCTTGTAGGACTATTGCCAAATCACGAAAATACCTACCCTAATGCATTGAACTCACGTGATCTGTATAAAAATCAAATGTTGATCAGGCAACTAATATCCAAAACTCAATCAACAACAAACCGTTTTCTTGCACTGTTATCATGCCAGTGGAACGAGTTATTGTAGAACttcctcaccaccaccactctAGACGAGGTATAGACCACAGATGCTCTGTGACCTCTCGATTTTTTCCCGCTAGGGATCACCAGCCAGTGGCCCCTGATCCTGATGACGAGACCCTATCCATCTACTATCCAAGAACATCTGAAGATCGTGTAAAGTTTAGGACGAAATCAGGGAAGGTGAATTCTTGCGAATACTCTGATGCTCTTCTCCAGCGTGGCCTACACCTTCATTAGAAACTTACACCGCATCAGTGGGCCGTCTACGACTTTGTCAAAACTATCCCAAAAGGCAGAGTTGCAACCTATAAAGATGTTGCATACGCTGCAGGAGGATCACCTCGTTCAGGTATGGCTTGTAATATATATGGACCCTGTCACATGCTCAATCATCCTGTATGACCGATAGTTGGAGGTGCTCTGCGAAACAATCCATTTAGTCCCTATGTGCCATGCCATCGAATCATTGCCTCCAATCTGTTTGTAGGCGGATTCTTTGGCGAATGGGGGAAGGACCATAAAACCGGTACTCGCTATAGTGACAAGATTTCTTTGCTTTCTCAGGAAGGGGTTCAATTCGACAATAGCGGGCATTTATTGGAAGCTGATAATGTTTTGTGGAGAAGATGATAAGCACCATCAATATTTTCATCCATCATATGTCAAGATATGTCACAGTTTGCAGACAATAATGCACCCGATCCCACCAAACTACAGCCGTTGTGGGCAGATTAATCATGTATAGTCGTACGTTATTTCTGACAATGAAGGAGCCTCTAATTTCTATCGTCCTCAAGGCTGTAGTAGCACCTGATCTCACATCCAAAGGATTATGGGCATATCGTTCCACAAAGTTGATTAATTTCTGTCACAGGAGCTGAACATACCAAATTCTGCCCGTCGCGTGAGGACGTAAATAGCCCCAATGCCGGAATGTGCGGATGTCAAGGCAAGCGATAATGAATACCGAATAGGGTGTGATACATATCCGCCATATTGACATTCCGCCGGTAAAGTCATTGAGGGCCTTGCTGAAGGTGGGGACATGGGTGTTCCGACTTATGCTGGACTATATAAACCTCCTTGTTTTGTGTGTCTTCCATAAGTTAACCCACTCATGGAACATTTAGTTTCAGTTTGTCTactcctcatcctcctggCAATTGCCTCGCAAAGATGGGTAATCATGCCGGGTTTTCATAGCATCCTACTTCGTGGTCCACCTAGGGACGACTTCTTGTTTGGAGTAATGCGTCTCATGCGCCTATCCACACATCCTAACGTTCTTTTTGAAAACTGGGCGAATAGATATGGGTCTACTTATCGCATACCTCTCCTACTGGGATCCCATGCCATCGTTGTCAGTGATATGAAAGCTGTGACGCACATATTTTCCAAGGACACCTACACTTACGTACGATCTCCTGGGTTCAGGGCCGTCATCGACCAAGTCATTGGTCGCGGTCTTTTGTGGGTTGAAGGTGACATCCATCGGCGGTAATAAATATTCTACATTCATGAGCTCGTGAACTCATTCTTTACGACGCAGGCAAAGGAGAACTATGAACCCCGCATTCAGTCCTACAGTGATCAAGAGGATGACACCGGCATTTTACGACGCTACATATAAAGTttgtcgtcatcatcttACATCGTCTCTGTTTTAATTATCTTTATTTGTAGCTGAAAAATGTCTGGGACAAAATGCTGGATTCAAACGCCCCCAATGCGGCCGTAGAGGTTGAAATGCATGAATGGCACGTAGCGCGCATCAACATCTCTGTATTATACTGACGCCTTACTGCAGGACAATGAAGCTAGTGTACGTCTCGCTTTGTTCCCTGGTATAACGGTCAAGGGCAAGCTGATCCATCACTCCTATGTGCTTAGACTGGATACAATAGGCACCACTGTGTTTGGTTATCATTTCAACTCTCTCGAAGGAAAGAAATCGGCCGTAGAAGAATCCCTCCGGATCTACAACACCACCATCCCTACCACGTTGGGAAAACTTGCATTATCCTTGTACATGTTTCTCCCATGGGTCGGGAAGTTACCAACCAAGCGAAAGCAGCTCAACACGAACTTATCTGAATCGGCACGTGAGATGCTTGAAAGTATCATGGTAAATCAGAATCAAGACCAGGCCCGCGATTCTCAGATACTCGATGAATCGATTGTAGAGTTGTTTGGTAAGCCCTTCAGTCCTTTCATATATCCAGTCAATTCAGCCGATGACTTGCAATCTCTCACTTGTGCGCTTAGTGAAAGAGGCAGAAGACGACGGCGTTGACCTGCAGTCTccggaaggaaaggaagaagtCCTGGCTAAGGTAAGTATGTCCTGCGCCCACTTCCCTCAGTGTCGAGCTCAAAAAATTGTTGCGTTGTAGATGAAAAATCTGCTTATTGCTGGATCCGATGCTCCTGGAAGTGAGTTTGCTTTCAGTATCAATATGTTAAATTACTGATACAAATTAATGTACAGTAATTCTTGTGGTATGTTTTCTGAGTGACCGTCGAAGACGACGAGTTTTATGATCAATCTGCCTCCAGTGGGCCTTGATTGAACTCGCCCGACATCCAGAAATTCAAAAGCGAGTCAGAGAAGAAGTCATGGCCACTCCGGGAGCAGAGTTGGAATGGCGaatccttcaatcttcttgtcCCTTCCTAGATTCAGTTTTATCGGAAACATTGAGATTACATCCGACTGTTGGGGAAACACACCGCATGGTGGGCTTTTATCTACTGGCCAGCATATGAATTATTGACACGCAGCTCATAATCAATCAGGCAAACGAAGATGACGTCCTCCACTTAAAGGAACCTATTCTCGACTCTTCTGGACAGCTAGTGGACTGTATTCACATACCGAAAGGAACAAGCATCATCATTCCTAACCATTACTTGAACTCTTCCACATCGATCTGGGGTCCGGATGGCCTCAACTTTAATCCTGAGCGGTGGATGGGGACGTATCTGTCGAGGTCGGGCGATGAGCCTAATGATGCGATCTCTGAGAGGCGTCGACTATGGACCTTCGGCGATGGACCCAGAATCTGTGTTGGGAAGGCCTTCGTGATGGTACAGTTAAAGGTGATTTTCCTCTTTATTATCTATTGCTAGTTTCTCATAACTTGACTGACTAAACCATTCTAAATGTTATAAGATTGTACTGGCAGTTCTGCTACGTCACTTCGTTTTCGAACTGCCTCAAGGCCCTAATACGCCATTGGACTTCCACCTGTCTCTCGTCCGCCGACCGAAGGTAAAGGGGATGAAAGGAGCTGCGATGCCATTCCTTATTTCCAGAGTCGACTGAGCCTCCCTTTAAACATCTAAGCGTCAAGGATGCTGACTCACTAATGACTGTATGACTACTAGCGGGTTGTAATGTAAATTAAGGAGTTTTAACTcttgttttgtttgttgtaTGTCCTTCGTGATCATGATAATTTTTGCCAATTATATGATGGCACCATTTTCGCTTGTGAGCTCAAAATGGATTTTGTCAGTCTAGATCTAAAATGACAATGTCGGTAGGTCGGAATGCTCAGGCTGTCAACGTTTTCGCTCAAACTAAATTGTTTCTGACTCCGAGAATGGGGATACGGCATTCGACGGGCGCTTACCCGGTACGACGTGACCAAGGCGGCCCGGTCATATATGTAGATCAGATAGCTGCCAAAGCCTACTGGAGTAACCTACTTCTTTCTGCGTTTCTTTGACTCTGCAAGCTTGAAATAGCATATGATTGATAATTTAATAGTATTTGTCCTCAATTGGGGGACACAGGATGAGATTATCATTCACTGCGCTTTTCGCTCTTCCGAAGGGCAATTTCGGAGCTTTGAACAATTTCGTTACAGCATGTGCATAACGCACGTTCAGAGATAAAATTACAGTGATGGCGGGATTTTCAGTTTTAGAGCATATCACTCGGCCTGTTGTTCATTCTTCTCGCCCCCGAACTGATTCTTATCTCAAACGCCGGTAGGGCGATAAGAGCACTGCACACGCCGAATCTAAGACGTTCCACAAGTCCATTTCACTAGGCTGCTTGAACTTAAGGGTGTTTTCCAGTGTCCACCGACTCAGAGTCTTGGTAGGGTAGGGGCGCAACAGCAATTCTGTCACCATCCGATTTTCAATTACGTTTGCACCGCAAAATATTCTCTTGTCCCACAGGAACATTATACATAGAAAACTGACCCAGGTGACAAGAACTGACGTCAAGCTATACGTGTAAATGATTTAATGAATCACATTTATCATCAGAAGAACGTGTCTATATTTCCAATGCCATGCATCTCGCAGTTTTTGCATATACACTGAACAAATCGGTTGAGAAGATCATTGATttcacaaaacaaaaattccACTCAGATGAGCTCAGGACCAGGCTTTTAAAAAGATCGTTTTTGTATCACCGAGAGCATGCCTGAGTGAGTAATGCCTACTGCTCTGCAGCTGTACCTATCTATTGAAATCTTATTAAACTTCACATTCCTTGAACTTCGGACCTTTCAGTTTTCACCAAGTTCCCATTTGGTTCTGACTCATGGATGTAATAAACCAAGAATATCTCTGACATGTCTTCGCCGGTATTGTGTGCTTACCTTTTGATTAACGACAGATAGAAGTTTATGtcaaaggaagagaagaacgCATTGCAAGATTCTCGCTGCCGCGATATTCATGCGTTGCGTTCGGATGTTTGACCTTTGAGTCTAACTCATCCATCGTAATTAAAATTGAGAAAGAGTATTATATTTTGAAGTGATATTTGACACATATTTCTCTTGACAATGAGGCCTAGATTGAGAGCGATTAAACTACAAATTTAGTTGATGCATTAACGGACGGTGGGTGGAGGAAATAATTTATCCACCTAAATTCTATCTACAAGTCAGCTTTGTTTTGTAAACATCTACCTGGAGCTGAAGAACCACCTTGGTTTGTTTGCTCTTTCGGATCAATTTCTGTTTCCCGCGCTTGGTCTAAAATAAATCTGTCCCGCAGGCAACGCGCCAATGCATAA
The sequence above is a segment of the Psilocybe cubensis strain MGC-MH-2018 chromosome 4, whole genome shotgun sequence genome. Coding sequences within it:
- a CDS encoding Cytochrome P450 monooxygenase 197, giving the protein MEHLVSVCLLLILLAIASQRWVIMPGFHSILLRGPPRDDFLFGVMRLMRLSTHPNVLFENWANRYGSTYRIPLLLGSHAIVVSDMKAVTHIFSKDTYTYVRSPGFRAVIDQVIGRGLLWVEGDIHRRQRRTMNPAFSPTVIKRMTPAFYDATYKLKNVWDKMLDSNAPNAAVEVEMHEWHDNEASVRLALFPGITVKGKLIHHSYVLRLDTIGTTVFGYHFNSLEGKKSAVEESLRIYNTTIPTTLGKLALSLYMFLPWVGKLPTKRKQLNTNLSESAREMLESIMVNQNQDQARDSQILDESIVELFVKEAEDDGVDLQSPEGKEEVLAKMKNLLIAGSDAPGIILVWALIELARHPEIQKRVREEVMATPGAELEWRILQSSCPFLDSVLSETLRLHPTVGETHRMANEDDVLHLKEPILDSSGQLVDCIHIPKGTSIIIPNHYLNSSTSIWGPDGLNFNPERWMGTYLSRSGDEPNDAISERRRLWTFGDGPRICVGKAFVMVQLKIVLAVLLRHFVFELPQGPNTPLDFHLSLVRRPKVKGMKGAAMPFLISRVD